In Halictus rubicundus isolate RS-2024b unplaced genomic scaffold, iyHalRubi1_principal scaffold0031, whole genome shotgun sequence, the following are encoded in one genomic region:
- the LOC143363311 gene encoding uncharacterized protein LOC143363311 — MAELIATQETLKRAIERSLSNLKKLGKTNWTVAGIHTRMNHLKTQWATFEANDVKISAAIPPEDRPSMAYFKDNYLETTEETFLQTLTFMNSALADLTPKEVSHTASTDTPGAFAPPVAHLPPIPLQPFDGRCEEWEAFRDRFQSLIIANSSLNNFSRMHYLVSSLAGRALGCISNLSVTQDNFAIAWKTLTSRYDNPRRLLAKYLTTLLDLHALNRESASDLQNLRDRLAMTVSSLRNLGRSAAELWDDFLLHLAVQKLDPATRKAWTLRAGDDTKFPSFEEFQTFIDTRVRALEDFDSGASGKIGASSSLSASRPSRNPAHSHLATASKNSQGACPLCKAHHYLGYCSSFLAKSPRQRLEIVKRLSCCPNCLSYNHAISSCASKHTCRMCQKRHHSLLHDESTPGARSSAESSGTRESVSAEINSHSATAGSAATGSSILLATARIQVSVPSGRSVIIRALIDQGSEASFVAESVVQLLRAKRNRVVASISAVGGVHAGTVRHATHLLVSNRTSSAPCVPTTALVLGSMSTYKPSRVRNWRTLAHLADLSWADHDPSSSDPIQMILGADVYPSIIQHGLRKGQTAQPIAQNTIFGWVISGPLHNSLDRGFFRRSEPVSNTTQLVSTHHCVHDNSLDADLRRFWEIEEIPHASLLTPAEKQCEQYFRDSTTRTTNGRYIVRLPFRSNPPLRIGHSRSTAERIMLHLNRRFESNPNLASEYRDFMQEYERLGHMRSAVSSSSDSQSVYIPHHPVLREGSSTTHLRVVFNASSVTTNGSSLNDHLLPGPKLQTNLSSVILRWRAFRFVYTADIAKMYRQILVDPRDVSYQRILWAPHSADSIQEYELLTVTYGMTCAPYLALRVLQRLVEDEGDRFLLASPILRSNTYIDDLLFGHDDIASLRHCRDQLIKLLHCGKFHLRKWASNHPSLLSDIDPSDHGLACTKDLAQDDQVKVLGICWNPSQDTFQFKTSLSDSCPSTKRSILSTIAKIYDPLGWITPATILAKVFIQELWRLRVGWDEPIPVHKLSKWRTLYSQMAHLDKVQLPRWIGLISTTSRVELHGFSDASTVAYSAVVYAKCISSSGEITISFLAGKSKVAPLNPLTIPRLELQGACLMIRLIEFVLESFDSRPIPCVCWTDSTVVLNWISQHPSRWKTFVANRVATIQTRLPQAEWRHVPTECNPADCASRGLLSDDLLGSDLWWHGPSWLRRERSEWPNRPLLVTDDVQPEAKVVSAHVVTTFPRWDLESRFSSWPKLIRVTAYMFRFLQACRKGPSAPRPSPVGRALTAAECNSAKLWWLKYLQSTLFPVELDALRRKRYLSRNCSILSLDPFLDSDGLLRVGGRLHRAPLPFNSKHPIILSSHPLVRLIIEQAHLRSLHGGLQLTLSTLRQTFWILRARSLVKAAIHSCVVCVRERAAVPEQLMGRLPESRVSPQTKCFSHCGVDYAGPIQVRASAGRGITSRKAYISLFVCLATKAIHLELVSDYSTRAFLNAYVRFCARRGIPSAIYSDNGTTFVGASRELTRAFRESLTNPEFLNKAASDGVTWHFIPPSAPHFGGLWEAGVKSLKHHLKRVVGPRTFTFEEFSTLLCSIEACLNSRPIAPLRDSVDDFDVLTPGHFLIGSALSVPPQPSLLEISENRLARWQLVRHTTERFWKIWMSDYLNTLQQRSKWRREQPPLRTGQLVLLRNSNLPPCKWELGRIKQLHPGDDGHVRVVTVKTSSTELMRPIVKLCPLPIDSASPSM, encoded by the coding sequence ATGGCGGAACTCATCGCCACGCAAGAAACTCTTAAACGAGCCATCGAGCGGTCTCTTTCCAACCTGAAGAAGCTGGGCAAGACGAACTGGACAGTGGCTGGGATACACACGCGTATGAACCATCTCAAAACCCAGTGGGCGACTTTCGAAGCCAACGATGTGAAGATCTCCGCTGCCATCCCACCAGAGGATCGACCCTCCATGGCCTACTTCAAGGACAACTATCTCGAGACCACGGAGGAGACGTTCCTGCAGACTCTCACCTTCATGAACTCTGCCCTCGCCGATCTTACTCCGAAAGAAGTGAGTCACACCGCGTCGACCGACACTCCAGGTGCGTTCGCTCCGCCCGTCGCGCATCTTCCTCCGATTCCTCTCCAGCCGTTCGATGGCCGGTGCGAGGAATGGGAAGCCTTTCGGGACCGCTTTCAGTCGCTTATAATCGCTAActcttctttaaataatttttcgcgtATGCATTACCTCGTTTCGTCGCTCGCCGGACGCGCACTCGGGTGCATCAGTAACCTTTCCGTTACTCAGGATAATTTTGCGATCGCTTGGAAAACGCTCACGTCGCGGTACGATAACCCTCGGCGCCTTCTCGCGAAATACCTAACCACATTGTTAGATCTACATGCGCTCAATCGCGAATCTGCATCGGACTTGCAAAACTTGCGCGATCGCCTCGCTATGACCGTCTCGTCGCTCCGAAATCTTGGTAGAAGCGCTGCCGAGCTTTGGGACGACTTCCTTCTTCATCTTGCGGTACAAAAGCTCGATCCCGCGACGCGAAAGGCCTGGACTCTTCGGGCAGGCGACGACACGAAGTTTCCCTCCTTCGAAGAGTTCCAGACGTTTATCGATACGCGGGTGCGCGCGCTCGAAGACTTCGATTCCGGCGCGTCCGGCAAGATAGGAGCCTCCTCGTCACTTTCTGCGTCTCGCCCTTCGCGCAATCCCGCTCACTCTCACCTCGCGACAGCGTCGAAAAATTCGCAAGGAGCCTGTCCCTTATGTAAAGCTCATCATTATTTAGGCTATTGCTCCTCGTTTCTCGCGAAGAGCCCCCGGCAAAGACTTGAGATTGTTAAGCGGTTATCGTGCTGCCCGAATTGTCTCAGTTATAATCACGCGATTTCGTCGTGTGCCAGTAAACACACTTGCCGCATGTGTCAGAAGCGTCATCACTCGCTCTTGCACGACGAGTCGACCCCTGGGGCTCGGTCTTCCGCTGAGTCGTCCGGTACTCGCGAGTCCGTCTCCGCTGAAATCAATTCGCATTCAGCAACCGCAGGTTCAGCGGCTACCGGGTCGTCCATACTCTTAGCTACCGCGCGAATTCAAGTAAGCGTTCCCTCCGGTCGCAGCGTGATAATTCGTGCGTTAATTGACCAAGGCTCCGAAGCCAGTTTTGTGGCCGAGTCGGTTGTCCAGCTTTTGCGAGCGAAACGTAACCGTGTCGTCGCGTCGATTTCTGCCGTCGGCGGCGTTCACGCTGGGACTGTACGCCACGCAACCCATCTTCTGGTGTCGAATCGCACTTCTTCCGCGCCTTGTGTTCCGACCACGGCGTTGGTGCTCGGGTCAATGTCCACGTACAAACCCTCGCGAGTCCGAAATTGGCGTACTCTCGCGCATTTAGCCGATCTTTCTTGGGCTGATCACGACCCGTCTAGTTCTGACCCCATACAAATGATTCTCGGAGCCGACGTGTACCCTAGCATCATTCAACACGGGCTGCGTAAAGGGCAAACTGCGCAACCGATCGcgcaaaatactatttttggaTGGGTCATTTCTGGACCCCTTCATAATTCATTGGACCGCGGTTTCTTCCGTCGTTCCGAACCAGTCTCAAATACAACGCAACTGGTCTCCACGCACCACTGCGTTCACGATAATTCTCTCGATGCGGACCTCCGCCGAttttgggaaatcgaggaaatcccACATGCCTCTCTTCTAACTCCCGCTGAGAAACAGTGTGAGCAATATTTTCGAGACTCTACGACTCGCACAACGAACGGTCGTTATATTGTTCGTCTTCCCTTCCGTTCAAACCCTCCGCTGAGGATCGGGCACTCGCGTTCGACTGCAGAACGGATCATGCTCCATCTCAACCGCAGATTTGAGTCAAATCCGAACCTTGCCTCAGAATATCGCGACTTCATGCAAGAATATGAACGGCTTGGCCACATGCGCTCCGCTGTGTCTTCGTCAAGTGATTCTCAATCGGTCTATATCCCTCATCATCCCGTTCTCCGCGAAGGTAGCAGCACGACGCACCtgcgcgtcgtgttcaacgcctcgaGTGTTACCACGAACGGATCATCGTTAAACGATCATCTTCTACCTGGTCCTAAACTACAAACGAATCTCTCTTCGGTCATTCTCCGCTGGCGCGCGTTTCGTTTTGTGTACACCGCGGATATTGCCAAGATGTACCGGCAGATCCTAGTGGATCCTCGGGATGTCAGTTACCAGCGTATCCTGTGGGCTCCTCACTCGGCGGACTCTATTCAAGAGTACGAATTGCTGACCGTCACGTATGGGATGACTTGCGCCCCATATCTCGCTCTTCGGGTACTCCAACGTTTGGTTGAGGATGAAGGCGACCGTTTCCTTTTAGCGTCTCCGATTCTCCGATCAAACACTTACATCGACGACCTTCTTTTCGGacacgatgatatcgcgtctctTCGGCATTGTCGAGATCAACTCATCAAATTGCTCCATTGTGGGAAATTTCACCTCCGGAAATGGGCCAGTAATCATCCTTCTCTCCTCTCTGACATTGACCCTTCCGATCATGGTCTAGCATGCACGAAAGATCTGGCTCAAGATGATCAAGTAAAGGTTCTTGGAATCTGCTGGAATCCTTCCCAGGATACTTTTCAATTCAAGACATCCCTCTCGGACTCGTGTCCGTCAACCAAGCGTTCTATTTTGTCGACCATTGCCAAAATTTATGACCCTTTGGGATGGATCACTCCTGCTACTATTCTCGCGAAAGTTTTCATTCAAGAACTTTGGCGCCTCCGCGTTGGTTGGGACGAACCCATCCCGGTTCACAAACTCAGCAAATGGCGAACTCTTTACTCTCAAATGGCTCACCTTGACAAAGTGCAACTTCCCCGATGGATTGGTCTAATATCTACTACATCGCGAGTGGAGCTTCACGGTTTCTCCGATGCCTCAACAGTTGCGTATTCAGCCGtggtttatgcaaaatgcatcTCGTCCTCCGGCGAAATCACAATTTCCTTTCTCGCCGGCAAATCGAAGGTCGCTCCGCTAAATCCTTTGACGATACCACGGTTAGAACTGCAAGGTGCTTGTCTTATGATTCGCCTTATCGAATTTGTTCTCGAGTCATTCGACTCTCGACCAATACCTTGCGTGTGTTGGACTGACTCGACGGTCGTGCTTAACTGGATATCCCAGCATCCTTCGCGATGGAAGACTTTCGTCGCTAACCGCGTCGCTACAATTCAGACTCGCCTCCCTCAAGCTGAGTGGCGGCACGTCCCCACCGAATGCAATCCCGCCGATTGTGCCTCTCGAGGTCTCCTGAGCGACGATCTTCTAGGTTCCGATCTCTGGTGGCATGGTCCATCCTGGCTGCGTCGCGAGCGTTCCGAATGGCCGAACCGTCCACTCTTGGTCACCGACGACGTTCAACCGGAAGCCAAAGTCGTGTCGGCACATGTGGTTACCACTTTTCCACGGTGGGATCTGGAGAGCCGCTTCTCTTCGTGGCCGAAGCTCATCCGCGTCACCGCGTACATGTTTCGCTTCCTTCAAGCTTGTCGCAAAGGACCGTCGGCTCCTCGACCATCTCCGGTCGGTCGTGCTCTCACCGCAGCGGAATGTAATTCGGCGAAACTTTGGTGGCTCAAATACCTCCAATCAACTCTATTTCCTGTAGAGCTAGACGCACTCCGCCGCAAACGATATCTTTCAAGGAACTGTTCCATCTTATCTCTCGACCCATTCCTCGATAGCGATGGGCTCCTTCGCGTCGGTGGTCGTCTACACCGCGCTCCACTACCGTTCAATTCAAAGCATCCGATTATTTTATCTTCTCATCCGCTTGTTCGGTTGATAATTGAACAGGCACATTTGCGCTCGTTGCACGGTGGCCTTCAACTCACTCTCAGCACTCTACGTCAGACTTTCTGGATTCTCCGCGCTCGCAGTTTAGTCAAAGCTGCAATTCATTCATGTGTTGTATGCGTGCGAGAAAGAGCTGCTGTCCCCGAGCAGCTGATGGGACGGCTACCGGAATCCCGGGTCTCTCCTCAAACAAAATGTTTTTCCCACTGCGGTGTGGACTATGCTGGACCAATTCAAGTTCGCGCTTCCGCCGGTCGTGGGATCACATCAAGGAAAGCCTATATCTCCTTGTTTGTTTGCTTGGCTACGAAAGCGATCCACCTCGAGTTGGTTTCCGACTATTCGACCCGCGCCTTTCTTAACGCCTACGTTCGATTTTGTGCACGACGCGGAATCCCTTCTGCCATTTATTCGGACAATGGGACCACGTTCGTCGGCGCTTCGCGGGAATTAACGCGCGCGTTTCGGGAGTCCCTGACAAATCCCGAGTTCTTAAACAAAGCCGCTAGCGATGGTGTCACCTGGCACTTTATTCCTCCTTCCGCTCCGCATTTCGGAGGGTTGTGGGAGGCCGGGGTGAAGAGTCTTAAACACCATTTAAAGCGAGTCGTCGGACCTCGCACCTTTACCTTTGAAGAATTCAGTACCCTTCTGTGCTCCATCGAGGCGTGCTTAAATTCGCGACCCATAGCGCCTCTGCGAGATTCTGTCGATGACTTTGACGTGTTAACCCCCGGTCATTTTCTAATTGGCTCTGCGCTCTCGGTCCCCCCACAACCTTCGCTTCTCGAGATTTCCGAAAATCGTCTGGCTCGTTGGCAGCTAGTCCGGCATACGACGGAGCGCTTTTGGAAAATTTGGATGAGCGATTATCTAAACACCCTCCAACAACGAAGCAAATGGCGTCGTGAACAACCGCCTCTGCGGACTGGTCAATTAGTTTTGCTGCGCAACTCGAATCTCCCTCCGTGCAAGTGGGAGCTTGGTCGGATCAAGCAACTCCATCCCGGCGACGACGGTCATGTCCGCGTGGTCACCGTCAAGACCTCGTCTACCGAATTGATGCGACCGATTGTAAAATTATGTCCGCTTCCCATCGATAGCGCTTCTCcatcaatgtaa
- the LOC143363312 gene encoding uncharacterized protein LOC143363312, with protein MAELIATQETLKRAIERSLSNLKKLGKTNWTVAGIHTRMNHLKTQWATFEANDVKISAAIPPEDRPSMAYFKDNYLETTEETFLQTLTFMNSALADLTPKEVSHTASTDTPGAFAPPVAHLPPIPLQPFDGRCEEWEAFRDRFQSLIIANSSLNNFSRMHYLVSSLAGRALGCISNLSVTQDNFAIAWKTLTSRYDNPRRLLAKYLTTLLDLHALNRESASDLQNLRDRLAMTVSSLRNLGRSAAELWDDFLLHLAVQKLDPATRKAWTLRAGDDTKFPSFEEFQTFIDTRVRALEDFDSGASGKIGASSSLSASRPSRNPAHSHLATASKNSQGACPLCKAHHYLGYCSSFLAKSPRQRLEIVKRLSCCPNCLSYNHAISSCASKHTCRMCQKRHHSLLHDESTPGARSSAESSGTRESVSAEINSHSATAGSAATGSSILLATARIQVSVPSGRSVIIRALIDQGSEASFVAESVVQLLRAKRNRVVASISAVGGVHAGTVRHATHLLVSNRTSSAPCVPTTALVLGSMSTYKPSRVRNWRTLAHLADLSWADHDPSSSDPIQMILGADVYPSIIQHGLRKGQTAQPIAQNTIFGWVISGPLHNSLDRGFFRRSEPVSNTTQLVSTHHCVHDNSLDADLRRFWEIEEIPHASLLTPAEKQCEQYFRDSTTRTTNGRYIVRLPFRSNPPLRIGHSRSTAERIMLHLNRRFESNPNLASEYRDFMQEYERLGHMRSAVSSSSDSQSVYIPHHPVLREGSSTTHLRVVFNASSVTTNGSSLNDHLLPGPKLQTNLSSVILRWRAFRFVYTADIAKMYRQILVDPRDVSYQRILWAPHSADSIQEYELLTVTYGMTCAPYLALRVLQRLVEDEGDRFLLASPILRSNTYIDDLLFGHDDIASLRHCRDQLIKLLHCGKFHLRKWASNHPSLLSDIDPSDHGLACTKDLAQDDQVKVLGICWNPSQDTFQFKTSLSDSCPSTKRSILSTIAKIYDPLGWITPATILAKVFIQELWRLRVGWDEPIPVHKLSKWRTLYSQLAHLDKVQLPRWIGLISTTSRVELHGFSDASTVAYSAVVYAKCISSSGEITISFLAGKSKVAPLNPLTIPRLELQGACLMIRLIEFVLESFDSRPIPCVCWTDSTVVLNWISQHPSRWKTFVANRVATIQTRLPQAEWRHVPTECNPADCASRGLLSDDLLGSDLWWHGPSWLRRERSEWPNRPLLVTDDVQPEAKVVSAHVVTTFPRWDLESRFSSWPKLIRVTAYMFRFLQACRKGPSAPRPSPVGRALTAAECNSAKLWWLKYLQSTLFPVELDALRRKRYLSRNCSILSLDPFLDSDGLLRVGGRLHRAPLPFNSKHPIILSSHPLVRLIIEQAHLRSLHGGLQLTLSTLRQTFWILRARSLVKAAIHSCVVCVRERAAVPEQLMGRLPESRVSPQTKCFSHCGVDYAGPIQVRASAGRGITSRKAYISLFVCLATKAIHLELVSDYSTRAFLNAYVRFCARRGIPSAIYSDNGTTFVGASRELTRAFRESLTNPEFLNKAASDGVTWHFIPPSAPHFGGLWEAGVKSLKHHLKRVVGPRTFTFEEFSTLLCSIEACLNSRPIAPLRDSVDDFDVLTPGHFLIGSALSVPPQPSLLEISENRLARWQLVRHTTERFWKIWMSDYLNTLQQRSKWRREQPPLRTGQLVLLRNSNLPPCKWELGRIKQLHPGDDGHVRVVTVKTSSTELMRPIVKLCPLPIDSASPSM; from the coding sequence ATGGCGGAACTCATCGCCACGCAAGAAACTCTTAAACGAGCCATCGAGCGGTCTCTTTCCAACCTGAAGAAGCTGGGCAAGACGAACTGGACAGTGGCTGGGATACACACGCGTATGAACCATCTCAAAACCCAGTGGGCGACTTTCGAAGCCAACGATGTGAAGATCTCCGCTGCCATCCCACCAGAGGATCGACCCTCCATGGCCTACTTCAAGGACAACTATCTCGAGACCACGGAGGAGACGTTCCTGCAGACTCTCACCTTCATGAACTCTGCCCTCGCCGATCTTACTCCGAAAGAAGTGAGTCACACCGCGTCGACCGACACTCCAGGTGCGTTCGCTCCGCCCGTCGCGCATCTTCCTCCGATTCCTCTCCAGCCGTTCGATGGCCGGTGCGAGGAATGGGAAGCCTTTCGGGACCGCTTTCAGTCGCTTATAATCGCTAActcttctttaaataatttttcgcgtATGCATTACCTCGTTTCGTCGCTCGCCGGACGCGCACTCGGGTGCATCAGTAACCTTTCCGTTACTCAGGATAATTTTGCGATCGCTTGGAAAACGCTCACGTCGCGGTACGATAACCCTCGGCGCCTTCTCGCGAAATACCTAACCACATTGTTAGATCTACATGCGCTCAATCGCGAATCTGCATCGGACTTGCAAAACTTGCGCGATCGCCTCGCTATGACCGTCTCGTCGCTCCGAAATCTTGGTAGAAGCGCTGCCGAGCTTTGGGACGACTTCCTTCTTCATCTTGCGGTACAAAAGCTCGATCCCGCGACGCGAAAGGCCTGGACTCTTCGGGCAGGCGACGACACGAAGTTTCCCTCCTTCGAAGAGTTCCAGACGTTTATCGATACGCGGGTGCGCGCGCTCGAAGACTTCGATTCCGGCGCGTCCGGCAAGATAGGAGCCTCCTCGTCACTTTCTGCGTCTCGCCCTTCGCGCAATCCCGCTCACTCTCACCTCGCGACAGCGTCGAAAAATTCGCAAGGAGCCTGTCCCTTATGTAAAGCTCATCATTATTTAGGCTATTGCTCCTCGTTTCTCGCGAAGAGCCCCCGGCAAAGACTTGAGATTGTTAAGCGGTTATCGTGCTGCCCGAATTGTCTCAGTTATAATCACGCGATTTCGTCGTGTGCCAGTAAACACACTTGCCGCATGTGTCAGAAGCGTCATCACTCGCTCTTGCACGACGAGTCGACCCCTGGGGCTCGGTCTTCCGCTGAGTCGTCCGGTACTCGCGAGTCCGTCTCCGCTGAAATCAATTCGCATTCAGCAACCGCAGGTTCAGCGGCTACCGGGTCGTCCATACTCTTAGCTACCGCGCGAATTCAAGTAAGCGTTCCCTCCGGTCGCAGCGTGATAATTCGTGCGTTAATTGACCAAGGCTCCGAAGCCAGTTTTGTGGCCGAGTCGGTTGTCCAGCTTTTGCGAGCGAAACGTAACCGTGTCGTCGCGTCGATTTCTGCCGTCGGCGGCGTTCACGCTGGGACTGTACGCCACGCAACCCATCTTCTGGTGTCGAATCGCACTTCTTCCGCGCCTTGTGTTCCGACCACGGCGTTGGTGCTCGGGTCAATGTCCACGTACAAACCCTCGCGAGTCCGAAATTGGCGTACTCTCGCGCATTTAGCCGATCTTTCTTGGGCTGATCACGACCCGTCTAGTTCTGACCCCATACAAATGATTCTCGGAGCCGACGTGTACCCTAGCATCATTCAACACGGGCTGCGTAAAGGGCAAACTGCGCAACCGATCGcgcaaaatactatttttggaTGGGTCATTTCTGGACCCCTTCATAATTCATTGGACCGCGGTTTCTTCCGTCGTTCCGAACCAGTCTCAAATACAACGCAACTGGTCTCCACGCACCACTGCGTTCACGATAATTCTCTCGATGCGGACCTCCGCCGAttttgggaaatcgaggaaatcccACATGCCTCTCTTCTAACTCCCGCTGAGAAACAGTGTGAGCAATATTTTCGAGACTCTACGACTCGCACAACGAACGGTCGTTATATTGTTCGTCTTCCCTTCCGTTCAAACCCTCCGCTGAGGATCGGGCACTCGCGTTCGACTGCAGAACGGATCATGCTCCATCTCAACCGCAGATTTGAGTCAAATCCGAACCTTGCCTCAGAATATCGCGACTTCATGCAAGAATATGAACGGCTTGGCCACATGCGCTCCGCTGTGTCTTCGTCAAGTGATTCTCAATCGGTCTATATCCCTCATCATCCCGTTCTCCGCGAAGGTAGCAGCACGACGCACCtgcgcgtcgtgttcaacgcctcgaGTGTTACCACGAACGGATCATCGTTAAACGATCATCTTCTACCTGGTCCTAAACTACAAACGAATCTCTCTTCGGTCATTCTCCGCTGGCGCGCGTTTCGTTTTGTGTACACCGCGGATATTGCCAAGATGTACCGGCAGATCCTAGTGGATCCTCGGGATGTCAGTTACCAGCGTATCCTGTGGGCTCCTCACTCGGCGGACTCTATTCAAGAGTACGAATTGCTGACCGTCACGTATGGGATGACTTGCGCCCCATATCTCGCTCTTCGGGTACTCCAACGTTTGGTTGAGGATGAAGGCGACCGTTTCCTTTTAGCGTCTCCGATTCTCCGATCAAACACTTACATCGACGACCTTCTTTTCGGacacgatgatatcgcgtctctTCGGCATTGTCGAGATCAACTCATCAAATTGCTCCATTGTGGGAAATTTCACCTCCGGAAATGGGCCAGTAATCATCCTTCTCTCCTCTCTGACATTGACCCTTCCGATCATGGTCTAGCATGCACGAAAGATCTGGCTCAAGATGATCAAGTAAAGGTTCTTGGAATCTGCTGGAATCCTTCCCAGGATACTTTTCAATTCAAGACATCCCTCTCGGACTCGTGTCCGTCAACCAAGCGTTCTATTTTGTCGACCATTGCCAAAATTTATGACCCTTTGGGATGGATCACTCCTGCTACTATTCTCGCGAAAGTTTTCATTCAAGAACTTTGGCGCCTCCGCGTTGGTTGGGACGAACCCATCCCGGTTCACAAACTCAGCAAATGGCGAACTCTTTACTCTCAATTGGCTCACCTTGACAAAGTGCAACTTCCCCGATGGATTGGTCTAATATCTACTACATCGCGAGTGGAGCTTCACGGTTTCTCCGATGCCTCAACAGTTGCGTATTCAGCCGtggtttatgcaaaatgcatcTCGTCCTCCGGCGAAATCACAATTTCCTTTCTCGCCGGCAAATCGAAGGTCGCTCCGCTAAATCCTTTGACGATACCACGGTTAGAACTGCAAGGTGCTTGTCTTATGATTCGCCTTATCGAATTTGTTCTCGAGTCATTCGACTCTCGACCAATACCTTGCGTGTGTTGGACTGACTCGACGGTCGTGCTTAACTGGATATCCCAGCATCCTTCGCGATGGAAGACTTTCGTCGCTAACCGCGTCGCTACAATTCAGACTCGCCTCCCTCAAGCTGAGTGGCGGCACGTCCCCACCGAATGCAATCCCGCCGATTGTGCCTCTCGAGGTCTCCTGAGCGACGATCTTCTAGGTTCCGATCTCTGGTGGCATGGTCCATCCTGGCTGCGTCGCGAGCGTTCCGAATGGCCGAACCGTCCACTCTTGGTCACCGACGACGTTCAACCGGAAGCCAAAGTCGTGTCGGCACATGTGGTTACCACTTTTCCACGGTGGGATCTGGAGAGCCGCTTCTCTTCGTGGCCGAAGCTCATCCGCGTCACCGCGTACATGTTTCGCTTCCTTCAAGCTTGTCGCAAAGGACCGTCGGCTCCTCGACCATCTCCGGTCGGTCGTGCTCTCACCGCAGCGGAATGTAATTCGGCGAAACTTTGGTGGCTCAAATACCTCCAATCAACTCTATTTCCTGTAGAGCTAGACGCACTCCGCCGCAAACGATATCTTTCAAGGAACTGTTCCATCTTATCTCTCGACCCATTCCTCGATAGCGATGGGCTCCTTCGCGTCGGTGGTCGTCTACACCGCGCTCCACTACCGTTCAATTCAAAGCATCCGATTATTTTATCTTCTCATCCGCTTGTTCGGTTGATAATTGAACAGGCACATTTGCGCTCGTTGCACGGTGGCCTTCAACTCACTCTCAGCACTCTACGTCAGACTTTCTGGATTCTCCGCGCTCGCAGTTTAGTCAAAGCTGCAATTCATTCATGTGTTGTATGCGTGCGAGAAAGAGCTGCTGTCCCCGAGCAGCTGATGGGACGGCTACCGGAATCCCGGGTCTCTCCTCAAACAAAATGTTTTTCCCACTGCGGTGTGGACTATGCTGGACCAATTCAAGTTCGCGCTTCCGCCGGTCGTGGGATCACATCAAGGAAAGCCTATATCTCCTTGTTTGTTTGCTTGGCTACGAAAGCGATCCACCTCGAGTTGGTTTCCGACTATTCGACCCGCGCCTTTCTTAACGCCTACGTTCGATTTTGTGCACGACGCGGAATCCCTTCTGCCATTTATTCGGACAATGGGACCACGTTCGTCGGCGCTTCGCGGGAATTAACGCGCGCGTTTCGGGAGTCCCTGACAAATCCCGAGTTCTTAAACAAAGCCGCTAGCGATGGTGTCACCTGGCACTTTATTCCTCCTTCCGCTCCGCATTTCGGAGGGTTGTGGGAGGCCGGGGTGAAGAGTCTTAAACACCATTTAAAGCGAGTCGTCGGACCTCGCACCTTTACCTTTGAAGAATTCAGTACCCTTCTGTGCTCCATCGAGGCGTGCTTAAATTCGCGACCCATAGCGCCTCTGCGAGATTCTGTCGATGACTTTGACGTGTTAACCCCCGGTCATTTTCTAATTGGCTCTGCGCTCTCGGTCCCCCCACAACCTTCGCTTCTCGAGATTTCCGAAAATCGTCTGGCTCGTTGGCAGCTAGTCCGGCATACGACGGAGCGCTTTTGGAAAATTTGGATGAGCGATTATCTAAACACCCTCCAACAACGAAGCAAATGGCGTCGTGAACAACCGCCTCTGCGGACTGGTCAATTAGTTTTGCTGCGCAACTCGAATCTCCCTCCGTGCAAGTGGGAGCTTGGTCGGATCAAGCAACTCCATCCCGGCGACGACGGTCATGTCCGCGTGGTCACCGTCAAGACCTCGTCTACCGAATTGATGCGACCGATTGTAAAATTATGTCCGCTTCCCATCGATAGCGCTTCTCcatcaatgtaa